The following proteins come from a genomic window of Achromobacter deleyi:
- a CDS encoding GntR family transcriptional regulator, which translates to MPSHKLRLDRSRHAAPQVFEHLREQIMSLELAPGAPLSRVTLAEAYGLSQTPIRDALMKLAEEALVEIYPQHTTVVSRIDIAAARQAHFLRRSIELEIVHLLAQAPDPLLVQRLQASIDRQRVCHAAGQYQQFMEADQAFHRDMHGAAGVTALWDMEQRYSGHVDRLRRLHLPEAGKAERIMDDHQRVLDAIAAGDAPRAQQALREHLSGTLSQVAEICKRYPDYVQAD; encoded by the coding sequence ATGCCCAGCCACAAGCTCCGACTGGACCGCTCGCGGCACGCCGCGCCGCAGGTCTTCGAACATCTGCGCGAACAGATCATGTCCCTCGAACTGGCGCCCGGGGCGCCGCTGTCGCGCGTGACGCTGGCCGAAGCCTACGGCCTGAGCCAGACGCCGATCCGCGACGCGCTCATGAAGCTGGCCGAGGAAGCGCTGGTCGAGATCTACCCGCAGCACACCACCGTGGTCAGCCGCATCGACATCGCCGCGGCGCGCCAGGCGCACTTCCTGCGGCGCTCGATCGAGCTGGAAATCGTGCACCTGTTGGCGCAGGCGCCCGATCCGCTGCTGGTCCAGCGGCTGCAGGCCAGCATCGACCGCCAGCGCGTCTGCCACGCCGCCGGCCAATACCAGCAGTTCATGGAGGCCGACCAGGCCTTCCACCGCGACATGCACGGGGCCGCCGGCGTCACCGCGCTGTGGGACATGGAGCAGCGCTATAGCGGCCACGTCGACCGCCTGCGCCGCCTGCATCTGCCCGAAGCCGGCAAGGCCGAGCGCATCATGGACGACCACCAGCGGGTGCTGGACGCCATCGCCGCGGGCGATGCGCCGCGTGCGCAACAGGCGCTGCGCGAACACCTGTCGGGCACGCTCAGCCAGGTGGCAGAGATCTGCAAGCGCTATCCGGACTACGTGCAGGCCGATTGA